CGAAATTGCAGCTGAATCAATGGGAGTTAACACGACAAAAGTGAAGGTGATTACCTTTGCTATTGCGGCGATGACAGCTGCTATTGCTGGTTCCCTTTATGTTGGCTACATCGGGACGATTGCGCCTAAAGATTTTACCATCATGCGTTCTATTGATTACCTCATCATTGCTGTTCTAGGTGGTCTTGGCTCGATGACAGGAACAATCGTGGCGGCTATTGTTTTAGGGATTCTCAACATGTACTTGCAAAATGTAGCGGATCTGCGTATGATTATCTATTCTTTAGCTTTGATTTTAGTTATGGTATTCCGTCCAGGAGGACTTTTAGGAACTAAAGAATTGCTTTTGTCTAAATTCTTTCAAAAAAATAAAGGAGGCAATTCGTAATGGCCTTACTTGAAGTTAAACATTTAACCAAACATTTTGGGGGGTTAACTGCCGTTGGCGATGTTACTATGGAGCTGAATGAAGGGGAACTGGTAGGGCTTATTGGACCTAACGGTGCTGGAAAGACGACTCTTTTTAACCTCTTAACGGGAGTTTATGAACCTTCGGAAGGAACAATCAGCCTTGACGGAACTCTCTTAAACGGTAAGAAACCTTATACTATTGCATCACTTGGATTATCACGTACTTTCCAAAACATTCGTCTCTTTAAAAATATGACTGTTTTGGATAATGTTTTGCTTGGTATGAGCAATACTAACAAGTCACATTTCTTTTCTTCTTTGTTGCGATTGCCGAAATTTTATGCTAGCGAAGAGACGTTACGCCAAAAAGCTATGGATTTGTTAGCTATTTTTGGTCTTGATGATAAGGCAGACCATCTCGCTAAAAATTTACCCTATGGTCAGCAGCGCCGTCTTGAAATTGTGCGTGCCCTAGCTACGGAGCCGAAAATTCTGTTTCTTGATGAACCTGCTGCAGGGATGAACCCACAAGAAACGGCAGAATTAACAGCACTCATTCGCCAAGTTAAGGATCAATTTGGGATTACCATTATTTTGATTGAACATGATATGAGTTTGGTTATGGAAGTGACAGAACGTATCTACGTTCTTGAATATGGTCGTTTAATCGCCCACGGCACACCAGATGAAATAAAAAATGATAAACGTGTTATTGAAGCCTATCTTGGAGGTGACGTCTAATGGCTATGTTAAGTGTAGAAAATCTCTCGGTCAGCTACGGGGCTATTGAGGCGGTAAAAAATGTCTCCTTTGAAGTTAATGAAGGAGAAGTTGTTTCTTTAATTGGAGCGAATGGTGCTGGTAAAACATCTATCCTTCGTACGATTTCTGGTTTGGTACGTCCTAAAGAGGGTAAAATTTCTTTCTTAGGAAATGAAATTCAGCGAGTTCCTGCTCGTAAAATTGTCTCGGATGGCTTGTCGCAAGTTCCAGAAGGTCGTCATGTTTTTGCAGGATTAACCGTTATGGAAAACCTTGAAATGGGTGCCTTCTTAAAGAAAGATAAGGATCAAAACCAAAAAAATCTTAAGAGTATTTTTGAACGTTTTCCACGTTTAGAGGAACGTAAAAACCAAGATGCAGCGACTTTATCAGGTGGTGAGCAGCAGATGCTTGCTATGGGGCGTGCTCTCATGAGCCAACCAAAACTCTTGCTTCTTGATGAACCATCAATGGGGCTAGCGCCAATTTTTATTCAAGAAATCTTTGATATCGTGCAAGATATTCAAAAACAAGGAACAACGGTCCTCCTCATTGAGCAAAATGCCACAAAAGCACTCTCAATCGCAGATCGAGGCTATGTATTAGAAACAGGAAAAATCGTCTTGTCAGGGACAGGACAAGAACTCCTTGAATCAGACGAAGTCCGAAAAGCATATCTGGGTGGTTAAAACTGTCCGGTGGACAGTTTTAATCGGGAAATAGAGATTGCTCTAGCAATCTACATTACAGCCGGTGGACGGTTTTAATCGGAAAATAAAGATTGCGAAGTAATCCATACTCCAGCCAGTGGACCTTTTTAGGTTGCAGATAAGAAACGACGAAAGGTGTTTGACATTACATCTTAGAAATCACAATATTTCTAGTTAATCAGTGTATAATAGAAGTAAACAGTAGGCTTTAAAATGCTGATTACTTAGCGTAAGTGATTCTCTTGTTAACGATTGATTCAAGAATTGAACAAATTGAAGGAGGGCTGGTATGGCCGTTAAAGATTTTATGACGTCAAAAGTCATTTATGTATCGCCTGATACGACTGTTGCACATGCTTCAGATAAAATGAAGGCTCAGGATTTGCGACGATTACCTGTTATTGAAAATGATCGCTTGGTCGGTTTGGTAACAGAAGGGACCATGGCTGATGCAACGCCATCAAAAGCTACAAGTCTCTCCATTTATGAGATGAATTATCTCTTAAACAAAACCAAAATCCGTGATATTATGATTCGAGATGTTATCACCGTATCGCAAGATGCCAGTCTTGAAGATGCTATTTACATTATGATGAAACATAAGGTTGGGGTTTTGCCTGTTGTGGATAATGATCAACTTTATGGCATTATTACAGACCGTGATATTTTTAAAGCCTTTCTTGAAGTATCTGGTTATGGAGAAGAAGGGCTGCGCCTGAACATTCTTCTTAACGATACTATTGGTAGTTTGGAAAAAGTTGTTCGTGTCATCAGTGATGCTAACCTTAATATTCACCGTACGGTAGTCGCCAATCATAAATCTGGAAAAACCTTGGTTGAAATCCAAATTCAAGGGCAAGCAGATACCCAAGCACTACAAAAAGCCTTGGAAGAACAAGGTATCACTGTTACCAGAATTATGCAAACAGAGGCTAAAGCTGGATTCTAAAAGATGAAAAGACGACAAGAATTCTTGTCGTCTTTTTTGATAAATTCTGCTAAAATAGAAGTACTATGACTAATGGATTTTTAATTTCCTTTGAAGGACCTGATGGTGCTGGGAAAACGACTGTTTTAGAACAAGTTATCCCCAGATTACAAGATATATTTGAGCAAGAGATTATTGCGACTCGCGAACCTGGTGGTGTTGACATTGCTGAAAAGATTCGTGATGTCATTTTAGATGTTAATCATACAGCAATGGATGCTAAAACGGAGCTCTTGCTTTACATTGCAGCCCGTCGCCAACACTTGGTTGAGAAAATCCTTCCAAACCTTGAGAAAGATGCTATTGTCTTGGTTGATCGATTTATCGATAGTTCAGTAGCTTATCAGGGCTATGGGCGAGGGTTGGATGTTGCTGATATCACTTGGTTAAATGCTTATGCGACTGACCATCGTCAGCCAGACTTGACAGTCTATCTTGACGTGACTTCAGAACTTGGTTTGGAACGTATCTCCAAAAATGCAGATCGCGAAGTTAATCGTTTGGATTTAGAAAAGTTAGATATGCACCAAAAAGTTCGTCAAGGGTATTTGGCACTTTTAGAGGAAAATCCTGACCGTATTGCCTTAATTGATGCTAGTCAATCTGTGGAAAAGGTTGTGGAGGATACTTTGGCTGTGATTATCAACAAATATAAGGACTTAAAAAATGCCTAAAAATCCTTTGACGAATGTATTGGAGCAACAACAGCCGCAATTACTGCAAGAAATGCAACGAATCCTGAAGAACAATAAACGTAGCCATGCTTATTTGTTTACAGGTGGCTTTGCTTCTTGGGAGATGGCTATCTGGATGACCCAGTATCAATTTTGTGAAGATTTTGACGGTTTGGAACCTTGTGGGAAATGCCGTTCTTGTCGTTTGATTGCTGAGGATGATTTTGCGGACTTGGCTATCTTGGAGCCGACCAATGGCTTTATCAAAACAGATGATGTACGTGCCTTGTTGAGTCGCTTTTCTAGCTCTAGTTATGAAGGTAAGGATCAGGTTGTCATTATCCGTGGAGCTGACAAGATGCATGTCAATGCAGCTAATAGTCTGTTGAAGGTTATGGAAGAGCCGCAGAGTCATATCTATTTGATCCTTTTGGTTGAGGATGAGAATCAGCTTCTAGCAACTATTAAAAGCCGTTGCCAACAATTTCATTTTCGTAAAAATCAAGAGGTTATCAAGCTTGATTTAGAACAAAAAGGCTTATTTCGCAGTCAAGCTGGGCTTCTAGCAGATGTCGCTTCTTCCGTTAGTGAGGCTAGGAGTTTAGCACAAGATGCTAACATTTTAAATGCTTTACAGACACTAGAACGTTTTGTTGGACTGTTACTGACAGATAAAGGAAAAGCTTATTTAGAAATCAGTCGACTAGCCAGTCAATTGACAGATAAGGATTCTCAAGCTTTGGCTTTTCAACTATTGGTGTCTTTGTTGGGGCAAGATTTGAAGAATCCAAAAGCGCTTGACTATTTAGACAGGCTTATTCTTGCTAGAAAGATGTGGCAAGCTAATGTCAGCTTTCAAAACGCTTTAGAATATATGATATTACAAGCATAATGA
The sequence above is drawn from the Streptococcus pluranimalium genome and encodes:
- a CDS encoding CBS and ACT domain-containing protein, with amino-acid sequence MAVKDFMTSKVIYVSPDTTVAHASDKMKAQDLRRLPVIENDRLVGLVTEGTMADATPSKATSLSIYEMNYLLNKTKIRDIMIRDVITVSQDASLEDAIYIMMKHKVGVLPVVDNDQLYGIITDRDIFKAFLEVSGYGEEGLRLNILLNDTIGSLEKVVRVISDANLNIHRTVVANHKSGKTLVEIQIQGQADTQALQKALEEQGITVTRIMQTEAKAGF
- a CDS encoding DNA polymerase III subunit delta' — protein: MPKNPLTNVLEQQQPQLLQEMQRILKNNKRSHAYLFTGGFASWEMAIWMTQYQFCEDFDGLEPCGKCRSCRLIAEDDFADLAILEPTNGFIKTDDVRALLSRFSSSSYEGKDQVVIIRGADKMHVNAANSLLKVMEEPQSHIYLILLVEDENQLLATIKSRCQQFHFRKNQEVIKLDLEQKGLFRSQAGLLADVASSVSEARSLAQDANILNALQTLERFVGLLLTDKGKAYLEISRLASQLTDKDSQALAFQLLVSLLGQDLKNPKALDYLDRLILARKMWQANVSFQNALEYMILQA
- a CDS encoding ABC transporter ATP-binding protein yields the protein MALLEVKHLTKHFGGLTAVGDVTMELNEGELVGLIGPNGAGKTTLFNLLTGVYEPSEGTISLDGTLLNGKKPYTIASLGLSRTFQNIRLFKNMTVLDNVLLGMSNTNKSHFFSSLLRLPKFYASEETLRQKAMDLLAIFGLDDKADHLAKNLPYGQQRRLEIVRALATEPKILFLDEPAAGMNPQETAELTALIRQVKDQFGITIILIEHDMSLVMEVTERIYVLEYGRLIAHGTPDEIKNDKRVIEAYLGGDV
- a CDS encoding ABC transporter ATP-binding protein, which produces MAMLSVENLSVSYGAIEAVKNVSFEVNEGEVVSLIGANGAGKTSILRTISGLVRPKEGKISFLGNEIQRVPARKIVSDGLSQVPEGRHVFAGLTVMENLEMGAFLKKDKDQNQKNLKSIFERFPRLEERKNQDAATLSGGEQQMLAMGRALMSQPKLLLLDEPSMGLAPIFIQEIFDIVQDIQKQGTTVLLIEQNATKALSIADRGYVLETGKIVLSGTGQELLESDEVRKAYLGG
- the tmk gene encoding dTMP kinase, with amino-acid sequence MTNGFLISFEGPDGAGKTTVLEQVIPRLQDIFEQEIIATREPGGVDIAEKIRDVILDVNHTAMDAKTELLLYIAARRQHLVEKILPNLEKDAIVLVDRFIDSSVAYQGYGRGLDVADITWLNAYATDHRQPDLTVYLDVTSELGLERISKNADREVNRLDLEKLDMHQKVRQGYLALLEENPDRIALIDASQSVEKVVEDTLAVIINKYKDLKNA